The following are encoded in a window of Fibrobacter sp. UWB2 genomic DNA:
- a CDS encoding toxin-antitoxin system YwqK family antitoxin, giving the protein MRLRHLIAFFAILYYFAGCTVERAEEHILARHANGVKKTSIWVYPDGTILKRNEWYNDGIKELEIPYEDSLPHGEFKRWTGFGDVAMIGRYNKGKKDGKWTVYYQNKKVEAVQYYKDDHPVGDWEGWHHNGQKSFEQHYNDSGNAVGVWKKWHDNGVLAEENSNCHDMERNDSAEYTPIPGYIKRYGRNCKILEYYECVEGQKEGSYKLYYESYGNPDTTGESCNTAQIKEEGFAESDILFDPHTTYRADGTFIKKIKSSFFKGREKIQWFDENNNVVRESNFITEETDGPVESTGITYGTCANSSTLFCAETSFVRSGLPSGTLDSCTLSFKDAYKKNIGKYPASLRYIKAGHVLLYEEFWAYDDPPSSYGDPTLRASRSFYPDSMGGRMASEGFWQRTHDGKSKRHGIWRNWYPSGILKDSLNYVNGERVGEQFSYDSTGKLTIHKTEAGKNRPVIMHILGN; this is encoded by the coding sequence ATGAGACTCCGTCATTTAATCGCCTTTTTTGCCATTTTATACTATTTCGCCGGCTGTACAGTCGAGCGGGCTGAAGAACATATCCTCGCAAGGCACGCAAATGGCGTCAAAAAGACCTCCATCTGGGTCTACCCTGACGGAACCATCCTCAAGCGTAACGAATGGTATAACGACGGCATCAAGGAACTCGAAATTCCTTACGAAGACAGCCTCCCGCATGGTGAATTCAAACGTTGGACAGGCTTTGGCGATGTCGCGATGATCGGACGCTACAACAAAGGGAAAAAAGACGGCAAGTGGACGGTCTACTACCAGAACAAGAAAGTTGAAGCAGTCCAGTATTACAAGGATGACCACCCTGTTGGCGACTGGGAAGGATGGCACCACAATGGGCAAAAGTCCTTTGAACAACATTACAACGATAGCGGAAATGCAGTAGGCGTGTGGAAAAAATGGCACGACAATGGAGTGCTTGCCGAAGAAAACAGCAACTGTCATGACATGGAGAGAAACGATTCTGCCGAGTACACGCCAATACCAGGGTACATCAAGCGTTACGGTCGAAACTGCAAAATTTTGGAATACTACGAATGCGTCGAAGGCCAAAAGGAAGGCTCGTACAAACTCTATTACGAATCGTACGGAAATCCCGACACTACCGGCGAAAGTTGCAACACGGCACAAATCAAGGAAGAAGGATTTGCAGAAAGCGACATTCTCTTTGACCCGCATACAACCTACAGAGCCGATGGGACGTTTATCAAAAAAATCAAGTCAAGCTTTTTCAAGGGTCGTGAAAAAATACAGTGGTTTGACGAGAACAACAACGTTGTCCGAGAAAGCAATTTTATTACCGAAGAAACGGACGGCCCCGTTGAAAGTACGGGCATCACCTACGGAACTTGCGCCAATTCGTCCACGCTATTCTGCGCCGAGACTTCGTTTGTCCGTTCAGGGCTCCCAAGCGGAACGCTCGACAGTTGCACGTTGAGTTTCAAGGACGCCTATAAGAAAAATATCGGAAAGTACCCCGCATCGCTGCGCTACATCAAGGCAGGGCACGTTCTTTTGTATGAAGAATTTTGGGCATACGATGATCCGCCGTCAAGCTATGGCGATCCGACTCTTCGCGCAAGCCGCAGTTTCTACCCAGACAGCATGGGCGGCAGAATGGCAAGCGAAGGCTTTTGGCAAAGAACTCATGACGGCAAATCCAAACGTCACGGCATCTGGCGCAACTGGTACCCGAGTGGCATATTGAAAGATAGCCTCAACTACGTAAACGGCGAACGCGTCGGTGAACAGTTCAGTTACGACAGCACAGGCAAGCTCACAATACATAAAACAGAAGCCGGCAAGAACCGGCCCGTGATAATGCACATATTAGGAAATTAA
- a CDS encoding AAA family ATPase, with translation MVETEMIEYRLNGPASQERIRIRLMAALRENRFPQSILIDGPVGIGKKALAMEIAQALQCTNPSVRPCGNCFGCKMATDTGVTDNWVVPMEAKEASARNAADVSAGSSAKTIQDFKQAYIEEITKNPYRVDIFSAGAVISVELIRTMTASFAMKGDRVRVVIIAEADRMNDSAANAFLKTLEEVPPNTYFILTTSSREKLLQTIRSRCLALHLPPLTDEEVRQEAIRVGGEEFDESTLTDDVIGLAVGSPGMALYYAEHAKNWCPLAVDFIEKSLSQDYTDLFFKLEDSGLEDPAIVNRFLEVLSFLITDLLRRESGAPLRIPEATGSVNLERYPQVGASALEAALVSVQETMSRIASRRMAAVTCLQNLSLKLFEGYK, from the coding sequence ATGGTTGAAACAGAGATGATAGAATATCGCTTAAATGGCCCCGCCTCCCAGGAACGAATCCGCATTCGTCTTATGGCGGCGTTGCGTGAGAACCGCTTCCCGCAGTCGATTCTTATCGACGGTCCTGTGGGCATTGGCAAAAAAGCGCTTGCGATGGAAATTGCCCAGGCGCTCCAGTGCACAAACCCGAGCGTTCGCCCGTGCGGTAATTGCTTCGGCTGCAAAATGGCAACCGATACCGGCGTGACCGACAACTGGGTCGTGCCGATGGAAGCAAAAGAGGCTAGTGCTCGCAATGCGGCCGATGTCTCTGCCGGGAGCTCTGCAAAGACCATCCAGGATTTTAAACAGGCCTATATCGAAGAAATCACAAAGAACCCGTACCGCGTGGATATTTTCAGTGCGGGCGCCGTGATTTCGGTGGAACTCATCCGTACGATGACCGCCTCCTTTGCGATGAAGGGCGACCGCGTGCGCGTGGTGATTATCGCCGAGGCCGACCGCATGAACGATTCTGCGGCAAACGCGTTCCTCAAGACTCTTGAAGAAGTTCCGCCGAACACGTACTTCATTTTGACGACTTCGTCTCGCGAAAAGCTCTTGCAGACGATCCGTTCGCGCTGCCTTGCGCTCCACCTGCCACCCCTCACGGATGAGGAAGTGCGTCAGGAGGCCATTCGCGTTGGCGGCGAAGAATTTGACGAATCGACACTGACCGACGATGTGATCGGGCTTGCCGTGGGTTCCCCTGGCATGGCGCTTTACTACGCTGAACACGCCAAAAACTGGTGCCCGCTTGCAGTCGATTTTATCGAGAAGTCACTTTCGCAGGACTACACCGACCTGTTCTTTAAGCTCGAAGATTCTGGACTTGAAGACCCGGCCATCGTGAACCGATTCCTCGAAGTCCTCTCGTTCTTGATTACGGACTTGTTGCGCCGTGAATCGGGCGCTCCGCTTCGCATCCCGGAAGCAACGGGCAGCGTGAATCTCGAACGCTACCCGCAAGTAGGGGCGTCTGCCCTCGAAGCAGCTCTCGTGAGCGTGCAAGAAACTATGTCGAGAATCGCCTCCAGGCGAATGGCGGCAGTGACCTGCCTCCAGAACCTCTCGCTAAAACTTTTTGAAGGCTACAAGTAA
- a CDS encoding Tfp pilus assembly protein FimT/FimU: MITEFNMVFITFLLKKTFSFTNVYFRTVLLYIISWIKTDWLAPFIVNFCPVKLGDFGMLNHGSKKNGYTLVEVLVVVSIMGILSSMGVASLRGAVINSRMKDCAINVTAFLERMANESNRLSKRLCVKRAPDTEQELQVYIADNCNNLENVELFATYNLESPARFGCSDVDLSVFGGTGAEDWAQNGAVFIPRIGLSAAPSNGYVCMQYGNSAVYGLVEKTKDNNMLIPWWRSGSYWDKL, translated from the coding sequence ATGATTACGGAATTTAACATGGTTTTTATCACATTTCTCCTTAAAAAAACTTTTTCGTTTACAAATGTTTACTTTCGAACAGTGTTATTATATATTATAAGTTGGATCAAAACGGATTGGCTAGCTCCTTTTATTGTTAATTTTTGTCCGGTCAAGCTTGGAGATTTCGGTATGTTGAATCATGGTTCTAAAAAGAACGGCTATACCCTGGTAGAAGTCCTTGTCGTTGTATCGATTATGGGCATTTTATCGTCTATGGGAGTAGCTAGTCTTCGAGGTGCTGTAATCAATAGCCGAATGAAGGATTGTGCTATAAATGTGACGGCGTTCCTGGAACGCATGGCGAATGAATCGAATAGATTGTCCAAGCGTCTTTGTGTCAAGAGAGCGCCTGATACCGAGCAGGAACTTCAGGTGTACATTGCTGATAATTGCAACAATCTTGAAAATGTAGAGCTTTTTGCGACTTATAACTTAGAATCTCCGGCTAGATTTGGTTGCAGTGATGTTGATTTGAGCGTTTTTGGTGGAACCGGTGCTGAAGATTGGGCTCAAAATGGGGCTGTCTTTATTCCGCGTATTGGTCTTTCGGCCGCACCCTCTAATGGTTATGTTTGCATGCAGTATGGCAATAGCGCGGTCTATGGTTTAGTTGAAAAGACTAAAGACAATAATATGCTTATTCCTTGGTGGAGATCCGGGAGTTATTGGGATAAACTGTAG
- a CDS encoding type II secretion system protein produces MVKLWKNKKGFGIVEILVAAAVLGFMYMAILNLQGGNHDALLRIRGRDGAVEVAQQVLDSLKSVGIASIPSKSAEDTTFEVHDINRKWARGLGDSATVTYSPEVTVSATQNYTSTDASQYETIHHVYAKQVKVKVSWNFKGSTQSIEVSSVIR; encoded by the coding sequence ATGGTTAAACTTTGGAAGAACAAGAAAGGCTTTGGTATAGTTGAAATCCTGGTCGCTGCAGCTGTCCTCGGTTTTATGTACATGGCGATTTTGAATCTTCAAGGAGGAAACCATGATGCCTTGTTACGCATTCGTGGTCGTGATGGCGCTGTCGAAGTCGCCCAGCAGGTATTGGATTCCCTCAAGTCTGTGGGGATTGCCTCGATTCCGTCGAAATCTGCGGAGGATACGACTTTTGAAGTGCATGATATCAATCGCAAGTGGGCTCGTGGTCTGGGCGATTCTGCTACGGTAACGTACTCGCCAGAAGTGACTGTTTCTGCAACGCAGAACTACACATCGACTGACGCCTCGCAGTACGAAACAATTCACCACGTTTATGCGAAACAAGTAAAAGTCAAGGTTTCCTGGAACTTCAAAGGGTCCACGCAGTCTATCGAAGTCTCTAGTGTAATTAGATGA
- a CDS encoding carbohydrate binding domain-containing protein has translation MMRSLCSIIGCVLVALWFAGCSESDTTAGIEIGNPEIAQNLGLTAEFSVDYSDAKPVALSKVAAEDEKVVIDTFQLTLSEVRSYCSFYTGVSVDVKNGQQIWPYEDDPAAVLPISFTDGAYVKEAFYNINLKNGGFLKEIGVRFEVGKKEGVNSIYGRIRQNGKEIPFVYEMNNFQLFELMYNHSQIGIQDSAVNLSVEFRVHRFVGGVDFSTAHVNDDGVIRFSKTENADLWKSLNDRFLPSFQCLRFKYTGADGAEYDGFVDDIWEEIVEPLNKNFISNGDFSDGGNEWIFHRQFNGVADTSIVKEKNSNVMRVHVTRGGDFSYSVQLLHENIPLVAGATYKFIFTIWSDVDGEVTARLANSIYNNETNGFQEHVKVSTSGKSFEIEFTPEKTDPNARLDLNLGKAERTIWIKDVQLIRIK, from the coding sequence ATGATGCGTTCTTTGTGTTCAATAATCGGTTGCGTGCTTGTGGCATTGTGGTTTGCCGGATGTTCTGAATCCGACACTACGGCCGGTATTGAAATTGGAAATCCGGAAATTGCGCAGAACTTGGGACTCACGGCGGAGTTCTCGGTGGACTATTCGGATGCAAAGCCGGTGGCGCTTTCGAAGGTGGCTGCAGAAGACGAAAAGGTTGTAATCGATACGTTCCAGCTCACGCTCTCCGAGGTTCGTTCGTATTGCAGCTTCTATACGGGCGTGTCCGTTGATGTGAAGAATGGCCAGCAGATTTGGCCGTACGAGGATGACCCGGCGGCAGTGCTCCCCATTTCATTTACGGATGGCGCCTATGTCAAGGAAGCCTTCTACAATATCAACTTGAAAAATGGCGGGTTCCTCAAGGAAATCGGTGTCCGTTTTGAAGTTGGCAAAAAAGAGGGCGTTAACTCGATTTACGGACGCATCCGTCAAAATGGCAAGGAAATCCCGTTTGTCTACGAGATGAACAATTTCCAGCTGTTTGAATTGATGTACAATCATTCTCAGATTGGAATTCAGGATTCTGCGGTGAATTTGTCTGTAGAATTCCGTGTGCACCGTTTTGTTGGCGGGGTAGATTTTTCTACGGCGCATGTTAACGATGATGGTGTAATCCGCTTCAGCAAGACTGAAAATGCGGATCTCTGGAAATCGCTGAACGATCGGTTCTTGCCGAGTTTCCAGTGTCTGCGCTTCAAGTACACGGGTGCAGATGGTGCCGAATACGACGGCTTTGTAGATGATATCTGGGAAGAAATTGTCGAACCTCTGAATAAGAACTTTATTTCTAACGGCGACTTTAGTGATGGTGGCAATGAATGGATTTTCCATAGGCAGTTCAACGGGGTTGCCGATACGTCCATCGTTAAGGAAAAGAATTCGAATGTGATGCGCGTCCATGTGACTAGAGGTGGTGACTTTTCGTATAGCGTTCAGCTGTTGCACGAAAATATTCCTTTGGTGGCTGGCGCTACGTACAAATTTATATTCACCATCTGGTCCGATGTCGATGGAGAGGTGACCGCACGCCTTGCGAATTCCATTTACAACAATGAGACCAATGGGTTCCAGGAACACGTCAAGGTGTCGACTTCCGGGAAGTCGTTTGAAATTGAATTTACCCCAGAAAAAACGGACCCGAACGCCCGTCTGGACTTGAATTTGGGCAAGGCCGAAAGAACGATTTGGATTAAGGATGTGCAGTTGATTAGAATTAAGTAG
- the recJ gene encoding single-stranded-DNA-specific exonuclease RecJ yields MEDLVASTLSSTLKIPHAVARFLVSRGIKTVSDAYHMLCSNESDVHDPFLMMGMDKAVEWILAVRERGERVFIFGDYDLDGMTSVTLLTRCLKTVGIESEWRLPNRFGDGYGLSVSAVDEMYEAGARNLITVDTGITANVEIAHAKELGMAVMVMDHHQPSGDGLPVSDVLLDPHQEGDNYPNPELCGVGVSYKFICALFSRLGIKAPVEYLDLVALGTLADLVQMTPENRYFTRTGLESLKNSRWPGVQEMYTSLMKPHSCVGGIDVMYKLAPLLNAPGRMERPDPALKLLLCENKVEAGKLLEELKDWNTRRKQKEAEITEMAMEQVKALYGDTIPTVIVVAGENWHVGVIGIVAAKLAQEFHRPSAVLSIINGMAHASARAVPGFNWHKALFDSRELFDRWGGHANAAGFSLEAGKIEELRGRLLQSAKDQGYTGEVINTDESYPYDIKIALREFTVETRVPTGRYPIRERSILEFIDLLEPFGGNFPYPAFRAENVTVHRVRELRGGHLQMEISQAGSAVFPAIAFGLRKSKALLGRSRPVTVVFEPIWNYYNNTKTVQLCIKSIE; encoded by the coding sequence ATGGAAGATCTTGTCGCCTCAACTTTGTCCTCTACGCTAAAGATTCCGCATGCGGTCGCGAGGTTCTTGGTCTCGCGCGGCATCAAGACTGTTTCTGATGCGTACCACATGCTGTGCTCTAACGAGAGCGACGTGCATGACCCCTTCCTCATGATGGGGATGGACAAGGCTGTGGAATGGATACTTGCGGTTCGCGAACGTGGCGAGCGTGTGTTCATTTTTGGCGACTACGATCTGGACGGCATGACGTCTGTGACGCTTTTGACCCGCTGCCTCAAGACTGTGGGTATTGAATCTGAATGGCGACTCCCGAACCGCTTTGGCGATGGCTACGGACTTTCTGTTTCTGCTGTCGACGAAATGTACGAGGCGGGGGCGCGCAACTTGATTACCGTAGATACGGGCATTACCGCGAATGTGGAAATTGCGCATGCCAAGGAACTCGGCATGGCGGTCATGGTCATGGACCATCATCAGCCGTCGGGCGATGGACTTCCGGTGAGCGATGTGCTTTTGGACCCGCATCAGGAAGGCGACAATTACCCGAATCCTGAACTTTGTGGTGTCGGCGTTTCGTACAAGTTTATTTGCGCCTTGTTTAGCCGACTTGGCATAAAGGCTCCGGTGGAATATCTGGACTTGGTCGCCCTCGGAACGCTTGCGGACCTTGTGCAGATGACGCCCGAGAACCGCTATTTTACACGTACCGGGCTTGAAAGTCTCAAGAACAGCCGCTGGCCTGGCGTGCAAGAAATGTACACCTCCCTTATGAAGCCCCATAGCTGTGTGGGCGGCATCGACGTGATGTACAAGCTTGCTCCGCTCCTCAACGCCCCTGGCCGCATGGAACGCCCGGACCCAGCACTAAAACTTCTTTTGTGCGAAAATAAAGTCGAAGCGGGCAAGCTTTTGGAAGAGCTGAAAGACTGGAACACCCGTCGCAAGCAGAAAGAAGCTGAAATCACCGAAATGGCGATGGAACAGGTAAAGGCTCTTTACGGCGACACCATCCCGACCGTGATTGTCGTTGCCGGCGAAAACTGGCATGTGGGCGTGATTGGCATTGTCGCGGCAAAGCTTGCCCAGGAATTCCACAGACCTTCGGCTGTGCTGTCGATTATCAACGGCATGGCACATGCGAGCGCCCGTGCAGTTCCTGGATTCAACTGGCACAAGGCCCTTTTTGACAGCCGTGAACTTTTTGACCGCTGGGGCGGCCATGCCAATGCGGCGGGATTCTCGCTCGAAGCGGGCAAGATTGAAGAACTCCGCGGGCGCCTTTTGCAATCCGCAAAAGACCAGGGCTATACCGGCGAGGTAATCAACACCGATGAATCGTACCCGTACGACATCAAGATTGCGCTCCGCGAATTTACCGTAGAAACGCGCGTGCCGACAGGGCGTTATCCGATTCGTGAACGCTCGATTCTCGAGTTCATCGACTTGCTCGAACCGTTTGGCGGAAACTTCCCGTACCCCGCCTTCCGTGCCGAAAACGTGACCGTGCATCGCGTGCGTGAACTTCGTGGCGGACACTTGCAGATGGAAATATCGCAGGCGGGGAGTGCCGTTTTCCCGGCTATCGCCTTTGGACTCCGCAAGAGTAAGGCTTTGCTCGGGCGCTCCCGCCCAGTGACGGTCGTATTCGAGCCGATTTGGAATTACTATAACAACACCAAGACGGTGCAGCTCTGCATCAAGTCCATCGAGTAG
- a CDS encoding GNAT family N-acetyltransferase, with translation MSDFLDEDLSEFSRQEVEGERVVLRPLGEADVQPLFALIEESREFLSEHLPWPAEECRSPEDVSAKIDAWDMQAQMSNGACWGIFEKSMSSSDGLKIAGCIMLGWVQWKNRSATVSYWLGQKFCGRGLATEALLLVAGESFAMGLNRLELTASVNNPKSAAVARRAGFLEEGVCREYECLHGHFEDHVRFSLLAKDFC, from the coding sequence ATGAGTGATTTTTTAGACGAAGATCTTAGCGAGTTCTCGCGGCAAGAAGTTGAAGGCGAACGTGTCGTATTGCGGCCGCTTGGCGAAGCAGACGTGCAACCGCTGTTTGCGCTGATCGAAGAATCTCGCGAGTTCTTGTCGGAGCACTTGCCGTGGCCCGCCGAGGAATGTCGTTCTCCCGAAGATGTTTCTGCGAAAATTGATGCTTGGGACATGCAGGCGCAGATGTCAAATGGTGCCTGCTGGGGCATTTTCGAGAAGTCCATGAGCTCAAGTGACGGCTTGAAAATTGCGGGCTGCATCATGCTTGGCTGGGTGCAGTGGAAGAATCGCTCGGCCACGGTAAGTTACTGGCTCGGCCAAAAATTTTGCGGCCGTGGCCTCGCGACCGAAGCGCTTTTGCTTGTGGCGGGCGAATCTTTTGCGATGGGGCTGAACCGTCTTGAACTTACGGCCTCGGTCAACAATCCGAAGAGTGCTGCTGTCGCCCGCCGTGCCGGATTTCTGGAAGAAGGTGTCTGTCGCGAGTACGAATGCCTCCATGGGCATTTCGAGGACCATGTCCGTTTTTCGCTTCTCGCTAAAGATTTTTGCTGA
- a CDS encoding murein hydrolase activator EnvC, protein MRLVCRFIPLLVFIFAVVAGSAVSSYAAPKKTDAQIDEQKNALKKLEVDLAKKREELAVLETEEKGVLNTISLLDQNLNRTRSYLSELTRNEDMLQGAVKQLVMDIDSLDSKIKARKRAMRKRIRNLYVHGRSNDAEILFELLTKNGNPEREVYWVHHLLNRDREDVETLRQLIAERSQKQQTQEKHLAELSRLRSRKAVEERGLVAQMNGQARMLNSLKHDKAVQRMALKEFERNQKTMLALLKKLEQRRKREIEEAKRAEAARLAALKKKEREAEKKRQAADKKRESEKKREAETAQKQTPVPHFKGPKCMPLDGPIISEYGLQEHPVLHIMTRNLGVEIRGKRGGRIRAAAAGTVAMVAEIDGRGPSVIIEHEDGTYTVYGHMKAIHVQEGKSVKKCEEIGEVGDIASLNGIKLYFQVSEGTQTVDPLQWLKQR, encoded by the coding sequence ATGCGTCTTGTTTGCCGGTTCATTCCGCTTTTGGTTTTCATCTTTGCCGTGGTCGCGGGCTCAGCCGTTTCGTCTTATGCAGCCCCGAAAAAGACCGACGCGCAGATCGATGAACAAAAGAACGCCCTCAAAAAGCTAGAGGTCGATCTTGCGAAAAAGCGCGAAGAACTGGCCGTCCTTGAAACCGAAGAAAAGGGCGTCTTGAACACGATTTCGCTTTTGGACCAGAACTTGAACCGCACCAGGTCTTATCTTTCGGAACTGACCCGCAATGAGGATATGTTGCAGGGGGCGGTCAAGCAATTGGTGATGGATATCGATTCTCTTGACTCAAAAATCAAGGCCCGTAAGCGTGCCATGAGAAAGCGTATCCGTAATTTGTATGTACACGGCCGCAGTAACGATGCTGAAATCCTTTTTGAACTTTTGACCAAAAATGGGAACCCGGAACGCGAGGTTTACTGGGTGCATCACTTGCTGAACCGCGACCGCGAAGACGTTGAAACGCTCCGCCAGCTCATTGCTGAACGCTCGCAAAAACAACAGACGCAAGAGAAACACTTGGCCGAGCTTTCGAGACTCCGTTCCCGCAAGGCGGTCGAAGAACGCGGTCTTGTAGCGCAGATGAATGGTCAGGCGAGAATGCTGAATTCCCTCAAGCACGACAAAGCCGTGCAGCGCATGGCGCTCAAGGAATTCGAACGCAACCAGAAGACCATGCTTGCGCTCCTCAAGAAACTTGAGCAGCGCCGCAAGCGAGAAATCGAAGAAGCGAAGCGCGCCGAGGCAGCCCGCCTCGCCGCCCTCAAGAAGAAGGAACGCGAAGCCGAGAAGAAACGCCAAGCTGCCGACAAGAAGCGCGAATCAGAAAAGAAACGTGAGGCCGAAACCGCCCAAAAGCAGACTCCGGTACCGCATTTCAAAGGTCCCAAGTGCATGCCGCTCGACGGCCCGATTATTAGCGAATACGGCCTGCAGGAACACCCGGTGCTCCACATCATGACGCGTAACCTCGGGGTGGAAATCCGCGGAAAGCGCGGTGGCCGCATCCGTGCCGCAGCCGCTGGAACCGTTGCTATGGTCGCTGAAATTGACGGCCGCGGCCCCTCCGTGATCATTGAACACGAAGATGGAACGTACACGGTGTACGGTCACATGAAGGCAATCCACGTCCAAGAGGGCAAAAGTGTCAAGAAATGCGAAGAAATTGGAGAAGTAGGCGATATTGCTTCGTTAAATGGTATTAAATTGTATTTCCAAGTAAGCGAAGGGACACAGACCGTGGACCCGTTGCAATGGTTGAAACAGAGATGA
- a CDS encoding TIGR02147 family protein has translation METGENRIVEPDVLQYTNYRVYLRDYYEYKKKTVPAFSLRFFAEKAGLSSHAHLKLTIDGKRNITKNTVVKLIHGLGLDGQRAAYFESLVFFNQAQTDADKQVYYAQLLKASPRSKLHKMEKAQFRIFREWHHSAILEMVALKDFRPIPDWISKRLGGLITPAQVTESLKLLVELGLLVKTANGYRQRDPLITTDDEVQDLMVKMYHLQMLKLSADMLSALPGSQRDVSALTFSIKREDFPNLKKHLQLMRKELLDFSAKAGEGEDVVQINIQLYPLTRGV, from the coding sequence ATGGAAACAGGAGAAAATCGCATAGTTGAACCTGATGTTCTGCAGTACACAAACTACCGTGTGTATTTGCGGGACTACTATGAGTACAAGAAGAAGACGGTTCCGGCATTCAGCCTCCGTTTCTTCGCGGAGAAGGCGGGGCTTTCGAGTCATGCCCATCTCAAGCTCACGATTGACGGAAAGCGAAACATTACAAAGAACACGGTGGTAAAGCTCATCCACGGCCTCGGCTTGGATGGCCAGCGTGCCGCATATTTCGAAAGTCTCGTTTTCTTCAACCAGGCTCAGACGGATGCGGATAAGCAGGTTTACTACGCCCAACTTTTGAAGGCTAGCCCGCGCTCCAAACTGCACAAGATGGAAAAGGCGCAGTTCCGCATTTTCCGTGAATGGCACCATTCCGCAATTCTCGAGATGGTGGCGCTCAAGGATTTTCGCCCGATTCCCGACTGGATTTCCAAGCGCCTCGGTGGCCTCATTACGCCTGCACAGGTGACGGAATCGCTCAAGCTTCTCGTGGAACTTGGGCTTTTGGTAAAGACGGCCAATGGTTATCGCCAGCGCGACCCCCTGATTACTACGGACGACGAAGTCCAGGATTTGATGGTCAAGATGTACCATCTCCAGATGCTCAAGCTTTCGGCGGACATGCTTTCGGCGCTTCCGGGCTCGCAAAGGGACGTTTCTGCCCTTACGTTTAGCATAAAACGCGAAGATTTCCCCAATTTGAAAAAACATTTGCAACTGATGCGCAAAGAACTACTAGATTTCTCAGCAAAGGCTGGGGAAGGTGAGGATGTTGTGCAAATCAATATCCAGCTGTACCCTCTAACCCGAGGAGTATGA
- a CDS encoding ABC transporter permease, whose amino-acid sequence MFGQLGYLISESFRGWKQHRTVILPSLLTIFLCSLLLAASFTALGVSFKLLSAEKSLYVIEAFLKEDVPEDSIAVIQTRLKHTRHVESVAFVSADSALVDFSNHFSSDMLELVEGNPIPAFFRVSLSEEARNPADLSEVRNTIAEEAYFEEVQAPLKWASRVASWKFKMIFWPICISILLLITLSLIICNSVRLSLMSRKLLVENMKYAGGSYLFIEFPFVLEGAMQGFLGSGVAILLLGLVIRSLVQMFPIVASGVAYFGIVALFTVLLETMLAGYFSFRTVRSFLFEKKGEQE is encoded by the coding sequence GTGTTCGGACAATTAGGTTACTTAATATCGGAATCTTTTAGAGGATGGAAGCAGCACCGCACGGTGATTCTCCCGTCTTTGCTCACGATTTTCCTGTGCTCGCTTTTGCTTGCGGCCTCTTTTACGGCGCTCGGCGTCTCGTTTAAGCTCCTCTCGGCCGAAAAATCGCTGTACGTGATTGAGGCGTTCTTGAAAGAAGACGTTCCCGAAGATTCCATTGCGGTTATCCAGACGCGGCTAAAGCATACGCGCCATGTGGAGTCCGTTGCGTTTGTGAGTGCGGATTCTGCGCTTGTGGATTTTAGCAACCATTTTTCATCGGACATGCTGGAACTTGTCGAAGGGAATCCGATCCCCGCGTTTTTCCGTGTGTCTTTGAGCGAGGAGGCTCGCAACCCGGCAGACCTTTCCGAAGTGCGCAACACGATTGCCGAAGAAGCTTATTTTGAAGAGGTGCAGGCCCCGTTGAAGTGGGCGTCTCGGGTGGCGTCGTGGAAGTTCAAGATGATTTTCTGGCCGATTTGCATCAGTATCCTTTTGCTCATTACGCTCTCGCTCATTATTTGCAACTCGGTAAGGCTTTCGCTCATGTCCCGCAAGCTTTTGGTCGAGAACATGAAGTACGCGGGTGGCAGTTATCTGTTTATTGAATTCCCGTTTGTGCTCGAAGGGGCAATGCAGGGTTTTTTAGGGAGTGGCGTTGCCATCTTGTTGCTTGGGCTTGTCATCCGTTCGCTCGTGCAGATGTTCCCGATTGTGGCAAGTGGCGTTGCCTACTTTGGAATCGTAGCGCTATTTACGGTGCTCTTGGAAACGATGCTTGCAGGCTACTTTAGTTTCCGCACGGTGCGCAGTTTCTTGTTCGAAAAGAAGGGTGAGCAGGAATAA